The Ooceraea biroi isolate clonal line C1 chromosome 7, Obir_v5.4, whole genome shotgun sequence genomic sequence ACCTCAAATACCGATTATATGCAACATGATAAAACTATACGTGCATGGGAACACGACACATGTATAGCGGACATATCGCTTATTCACCTGTTATTAGAAGTTTTTTCGCGGTTACTTGAAATAGATGAGGATGAACAAGAGAAGTTCCTTGAATAATCAAATACGTTTAATCGCGCGTCAACGGACCAaccatatttaaaaattaacatcaCGTGCATGCACAGTCGATGCTTTTTGTTGAAAGGGAAGTAACTTGGTTTCTTGCACGAACGACAGATATCAGTCTTTAGATAACGTTCGACATGAAATATCCGAACAATGCAAACCGAGGTGTTTAGTACTTACTGATCTCATTACAATAGCAGAAATTTATCTCGTGGCAATAATTCGTGCAAGAAATTAatagtattaaataaatgagtCTAAAGGCTTTGACTTATTAAAACTTCTATAGGTAGATTTCGAATGGGCAGTGAAATTGAATCGCATCAGTTTAGAAATGATCGGATTATGGCCTAAACCCGAGAAAATTCGTCGAGATGAGTTAAAGCGCAATTTGTATGTGTTCGTCGTTCTATTGATGCTTGTAATTGTTGGTCTATTTCCTTGCACTCTTTCGCTGTTGAGAATTCAACAGAATTTTACGTTAATAATTGAacaattgcaatttattttaccaCTTGTAACTTGCGTTATAAGATTGGTAATTTTTTGGTGGAAGAAAGAAGGTAggcgtaataatataattatagagaATTTAGAATAAACGCAATAAATGAAATCAAGAGAAAAGCATTTTGtcataattttgataattgtCATAATACTCTTTTCTACTTAAATTCTGTGTCAAGACGCATATAAACCCTTGCtacttgtattaaattttacaattttactttGGAAGCTGTAATATCGATAATGAATATGATAGTAGAAGATTGGTTAAACtcaaaaaatatacaagagaAGAATATAATGATCACATGGGCACAGAAGCCACGTAAGATTATTATGATTGCATACTCCATAATGGGAATAAGTTATGCCTGTGTTGTCGTTTTGCCTGCTCTTGGAATTTCAGTAACATATACAAGGAATGCTACTGATATAAACAAGATACTACCGCTGCAGGGCTATTACATTTACGATGTAACAAAGACACCACTGTACATACTAACGTATATTGGTCAAGTTATCACTTTTTTCTTTGCCGTAATGGCATACACAGGAATCGACAATTTTCTTGGGTTACTAGTGTTTCATATCTGTGGACAAATGGAGATCTTAACGGCTCGCTTTTCATGCTTGAGTAAATTAACGAAGTTTCGTAACGGCTTGGAAAGTTGTGTGAGAAACCACATACGATTACTTAGGtgtagtattttatatattattcttgttCCTTTTTCCTCGGAAATCAATTTACTACAATAAAATGTCcatgatgaaattaattataatggtGACTAAATGTGCGATGTCAGCAACAATaagttttcataatttttatctttaaaaaaatatataactgcATGTATCCTCGATTTTGTTTTGCTCAACGTATGGTCTAATCATTTTATGGGAACTCATTTCTCTTTCATCGTATATGTTCTTGTATTTTAAAATAGTGCTATAATGTATCTCGTTTCAATTATTgctaattgttattaaatatgtgtTATACTTGgtttaaactatataaaacGCTCGATTATTTGTGTACCTAAATGAAAGATCATTTTAGAGCCATCGCTATCGTAGAGgatacatacaataaaatactATTGGCATTGTTTCTATACTTCGGACTTCTTTTCGCTTTCTTTGGATTTCTGCTTATTAGCGTaagtgttttatttattttatatacatggtTTTGTATActtcattcatatttacgcgcgagtattaaattatatattatatatattatgtgtgTGGTATTCTTAAATCttaacaatatacatatatgtaagatatatatatatatatatatatataatggaaTAACTAAGATGACATCCTAAAGTAATTGCAAacttatatcataaatatctttatgtaCGCCACGGACTCATTATCAGTTGATTGAAGAAAAGAGTTATGTTTCTATTACTCGTATATTGTATCTCGTAAGTAATCTTACTAATATATTCGTTCATATGGGCTTGTATTGTGCCGTAGGTGAAATTTTGGTATCTCAGGtagatttcttatttttatatattgtatattgttatattatatatacatacatacatgtttaaatattttttaaatattttaaagtgcGATAAAGTTTATTATGCAATATGCGATCAAGAATGGTATTGTCTTGATCCAAAACATgcaaaagatttaatatttctaatgaTACGAACGAGAATATCATCTTACATTACGGCAGGGAAAATATTTCCTATGACAATGgctacattttgcaatgtaagatatctaatatatataatatcttaagGTGAATATTGCATCAGATGTAGACATCGCATTTACAATATACAGTTAACATATATAGCATTTCGTTActtatatttgtacatatctttaaaatgcttagGATGTGTCTGCATTATTCTAAAAGTATACTTTGTAGCTAGTAAAAACTTCGGTCAGTTATGTATCCGTTATGTTTAcaatcaaaaattaattaagaatgaCTTGGCACAACATAGTAATTAAAAGGATATATGTAAGTATTAATATCTTacttataacaaaattttaggtttattattaattgtaacatTTGTCGATGACATGTAACATGTAACATATAACGATTGTTacctattatattaataaattaataactttaaattaagGACGCGAATTGGCCAGTGACCACACATTTGTTTCTACGGTATGATATATTCTGTCAAGATATACACGAAATTTGTAAACTTctataaaaaggaaattgaaatgcataaaacaaataaataaaagtaaaaagtaaatattatagagaataatataattaatataatcaaaatgtaaaaatctaAATATATGTTGTACTATAATAAAGTTtctgcaaatatatttattatggtAAATATTTAGTTTAAAAGAATGTTATTATCTACCAGCTAAGGTTTTggttttaatttataagtaACAAAAATCTGTAAGTTAATAGTGTGTATCTGAAACATCtaagttttataaattcttatcctgtctatattatatattatacattaacaattaatcaaaaaataaaagtttgttatacatatttacaattttcatatttgcaGTGATACCAGAAACGGGCCTTAGTAGCATGCGGTAGTATGTAGGAACGAAGTGGAGATGCCTCGTGGCACACACAAGTTATACCTTCTTTACGTCGTGTGTATGGGCGCCCGTTTTTGGCATCACTGGCTTATCTTTGCATGCAAAGCATTAGGAAAGTAACAATAAATAGCataattctgaaaaaaaattacgcAGTAATCATAGAACATGTGGAAATCCTTGATATGTGAACACTTTTAACGCGTTGTACATTAAAACGCCaacgaaaagaagaataagcaatatcgaaatatatttagatGTACAAAGGTCTTCTTTTGTAAAACACtcacatttaattttacatttactgCAAAAGGTACAACAAATATTTTGAcactttattaacaaaaatctttataaattataatacccTTGCGCGGGAATACTTTTTACACATTATATATGCAGTTACTAAACAATAGAATAAGCATTAAATCATCAGCCAAATTACGAgtaaatgtttttttgtaaaaatgattaGGGTAACTTAGGGTACGATGGCcatagtttttttaaatgcaaaaaacaacatttatttctgttattttttaatggcgTTTGGCATATTATTTCACTAAAGCTTAAAGTACGTAATACTAtcgaaattaaagagaaaataattactagaaattttatattatcaaaatattacataagcATTGGCCATCTTACCTGACTTTTAGGGAAAAGATGgccatacatataattttacatatttaatcttattttgACAATATGTGTTCCGTGTATCGGTATAAATGTGGTTAATATTTACACCGTAGTTTCGTGTGGAATTTGAAAACGTTTATTATCGGCACTTTGTACACTTTTGAGAATCTTATTTCGCTTGTATTCGCGATTGGCTATATAGACCGCTTGGACATCGACAACGCCTGGGGAATGACTTCCCTGAGTCGATGGGCGACAACGCCTGGGGTATAATTCCCTGAGTCGCTTGACGACAACGCCTGGGAGACCAAGTCTCTGAGTCGCGCAGTGAcactcgctcgttcgtgcTCTAAGGCTATCGATAACC encodes the following:
- the LOC113562244 gene encoding putative odorant receptor 83c codes for the protein MNMIVEDWLNSKNIQEKNIMITWAQKPRKIIMIAYSIMGISYACVVVLPALGISVTYTRNATDINKILPLQGYYIYDVTKTPLYILTYIGQVITFFFAVMAYTGIDNFLGLLVFHICGQMEILTARFSCLSKLTKFRNGLESCVRNHIRLLRAIAIVEDTYNKILLALFLYFGLLFAFFGFLLISLIEEKSYVSITRILYLVSNLTNIFVHMGLYCAVGEILVSQCDKVYYAICDQEWYCLDPKHAKDLIFLMIRTRISSYITAGKIFPMTMATFCNLVKTSVSYVSVMFTIKN